The genomic window AATCATCTCTTCTAAAGGGTGATTAGGATGAGCATCATCTTTCCAGTCAAATGACAGGGGAGCTTGTAAAATATTCCTAAGATAAAGATCTTTGCTTCCCCAGTGCGTAGATTGAGAAAGAAGATGAGCTCTAGGATCAATTAAAGCATTTTTTGAATCAAAAATATGCCCTTGCATAATATCATCAGGGCCATCTGCAAAATAACAGTAGTGAATATTATGGGGTACAGAGTGCACGAGTACATGCCATACATCTCCTGTTTTGTTTGTTAGCGGATTTAAGTTTATTGATTGAAAGGGTAGATGCTCATCAGGATAGTAAAGTGCAAGAGTCATAGAAGTTGCACTTTTGGAAAAAACGGAAAAATTTACATCGCTATCTGAAAAGCTAGTGCCAAAGGGAAGAGGGGAGCCTTGGGAGGTTGAAAGTTCAATCTCCATACCTGCTTTCTTTGTCTCTACACTCATAAATACTCCTAAAATTTTAACTTTATACTCAAGCTACAATAAAAATAGATTACTTTAAAAGATAAAAAAGCTAGGATAGGCTCATAAGCAAAAAAAGCTGTTTTTTAAAAGGAGTAGAACATGTCATTGAAAAACGCAGAAGAAAATCTTAAGGAATTTGGAAAGGAACTTGGGATTGAAGGATTGCAGTTTGATGAAAATAATACGTGTATTTTGGGTATTGACGATACCTTTTCCATGCACTTAACTTATGAGCCAAATTCAGATAGGCTCTATCTTTATTCCCCTGTACTAGATGGACTTCCAAAAGAAGATAAAATTAAGCTAAAGCTTTACGAGCGCCTCTTAGAAGGGTCTATGCTCGGCGGACAAATGGCAGGCGGCGGGATTGGTGTTGCAGTCAAAGAAGAGCTCATATTAATTCACTGTACGATTGATATGGCTCATGCGGTATCTGCAGCCCTTCGTGCATTTGCTCCTCTCTACGTTGAGACTGTTGAAAAATGGCGTAAAATTGTCGCTGACGTTGTCGCTGGCAGAGAAGAAAAGCCTGCAGCTGCAGGAGCTGGAACCCCTGGAGGTACACCTTTCTCTGGAAAAGGACCACAACAAGGCTTCATCAGGGGCTAATATTTTTGGAGTGCTGCAAGCTTGGCTACAGCACTCCAAAAAACTTTTCCCGATTTTTTTAAAATTTATAATTTCTTAATAAACTTAAGTTATAACATCCTCTTTAGCTGTCTTTTTTTAACTATATAGTTTTTGAGGAAAATTATGACTATAAGTGGATATAATCCCGATATTGCATTGCGCTTATTAGGTCCTGTTGATATGGGACCAGAAGCAGCAAAAAATATATTCGTAATTGTACGCTCTTATATTTCGATTGTCTTGCAAAGAATTTTTAATATGCTTTTTAGAGATGGTAAATGGTATGACAACAAAGTCGGAAAAGAACTTGTTATTACGTATCATGCGAATCCCACTTACCAAACTTTTGAGATTTTTAATAAAATAAAGGCCTTAAGGGATGCACTTCTTTTGAGGGAAGTAGGACACACTGGGCGCAGTTACGCTCATGACTTACCTAAGTTAAAAAACCCAACTATTCCTGTAAAATCATCGGAAGAGCCTCTTCCAGATCTAACTGCAAAGCGCAAGCATGTAAAAAGAGTCACTTTTGAAAATCCTGATATACTAGAAGCACAAAATGCAACTTCTGCACTTACTCATATAAAAGAATCGATAGATAAGGTTATTAGTGAAATAGGTGAGAAAAAAAATTATTTGAAAGGAAGAGAGAATCAACTAAAAATCCTGAAAGAGGATCCACAAAGTAAAACTCTAGACCATTTTAATGTTTTACAAGAATATGCAATTGAGAAGCGATCCTTACAAGATTATCGATATGAAAACCAAGATACGAATGACTCTAAATATAAATGTAAATTTAAAAATATTCGTATTCCAGATAAAGGAGAACCATCTATATGGGATCCTGTTCGTACTCTAAGGAAAGAATGCCTAGATCGGTTAACAGATTTGGACAACTTTTATCTAGAAGAAGAAAGAGAAAGGCAAAATCTAACTACAGAAGATAGAGAAAAAATAGATCTGCTAATGAGTCATGAGAACATTATGGAGGCTATAGCCACTATCTTGCGTAAGGTTGAAATAAAGAATCCGGAAAAAGCACGGGGTATTCTTGAAACCAATACGATAATGCGAGAATATCTTTTAAAAAATTCTAAAGACTTGACTATTTTCCTGCCTACCAGGTAGGTTAGAAGCGCCAAAGAAGGTTTAGGCCTACATAAGGAGCTCCATTAAACTTTAGGCTCTCAATTAAGTTTGACTGAGAATCACGTACCTGAAAAGAGCCACCATAAGCATAGCCTACATGTAAGGACCAGGCAAGTAGGTTTTTACTATAGTTTAGAGAAAATTCCGTACCTATGTTGCGGTATTCAAAAATGCCATTGTGGGCAAACTCTTTGTTGGAAAGGCGATCTCTTGTGATAAAGGGTCTGCCTGCAACAGAAATGGACCAAGCGGGATTAAAGTAATAAGCAATCGATGGATAAACAGGAAAAATAAGGTTGAACTTCCAGCGACAATTTGGCATATAATCAAGGCCCAAAATAGGATATGCTGTTGTTTGATTGATACCAGTAAATACAATAGCTCCAATATGAAGCCCTAAATTAGGCATCAAGCAATACCTTCCCCAAACAATCCCGCTATAGCGAGATGCTTTAGCAAACCTATTGTCGACATTCTTATTGGCATCAAATTGAGCATTGAACCCAACTTGTATAAACCACCTTTTGAAAGAGGTTGTAAACGTAGAAACGCCTGCATTAACTTGAGAGAAGCTACTTACATGGAATTGATGGTTTTGGTTTACACGAGGATTTACAATGCCACCACCCATATACACACACATTCCAGTGTTAGGATCTAGTTTAAAGCCATAAATGCCATCTACTTGCCCTTCTGCATATTGCACGCCTCTGTTTGAAAAGTCTCGAATGGGGGATTTATAGATGCTATTTACATCGATTAAAAAGCCGTAGGGCTTAGGGATACAGCATCTATACCCACTCGACTTATAGGCTTCGAGATTATATTGAGGAATGTCGATGATAGTCGTCTCATTAGCACATAACAAGTTAGAGATCAAAGATAGCGCTATTGTCAGTATATATTTTAATTTTATCAATTAAATTCCTTTATTAAAAACGCCAGAGTATATTAGCACCGACATAAGGAGCTCCATCATAGCGTGTATAGGCAATTTCGTTGCCATTAGAGTCTTCTGTTTTTAGAGTTCCACCAAAGCTATAACCTGCATACAGCTGCCAGAATAGTCCACATTTATCAAAGTTAAGAGAGAGCTCTGCACCATAGTTACGGTATTCAAATATGCCATTTTGTATAGGCTGATTAGATGAAAGGCGGTGACGTGCAATAAAGGGCCTTCCAGCAAATGATAAAGACCAGACATCTGTGAAGGAATAGATAACTGCCATATTGAGCGGAAAAATACCGTTAATTTTCCATTTGGATGAGAGTGTATAATCAAATCCAATAATTGGGTACGCGTTTGTCTTTCTAATACCAGTAAAGATAAGCACTCCCAAATGTAGTCCTAAGCATTTGTCATAGGTATATCTTCCCCATAGTAATGCGCCATAACGAGAAGCTCTTGTAAAACGGTGTACTATTCCAGCATTTGTATCGTATTGGCAATTGATACCAGCCATCCAGATCCAATTTCTCACTGAGGTTGTATATCCAGAAATACCAACATTTACACAAGGGAAGTATTCTTTTACAAAGTAAGGGTTTTGGTCCCACTTAATTCTATCAAAGCCAGCACCCACATTAACAAAAGCAGCAGAATTCTCAGAAAGTTTTACGCCATAGAGTCCTTCCACTTGCCCATCTGCATAATGTATATGCTGGTCGTGATTCCCACAAACAGGAGCTTTAGCAATATAAGAGCCGTCCAGGAGTATGCCAAAAGGTTTTTTTAATGTGCAGCCGCAAGGGTCTGAAAGAAGGGTTTCAATACCGTATTGAGTTACATCTACAACAGTAGTTTCGTTAGCCAATGCATCAGTAGTTAAACACAGCGTTGCAGTAATAAGGGCATAGAGAAATTTTTTCACTTAAGATACTCCGAAAATTATTCATTTTTAACGAACTAATGGTTTTTAGCGTAAAAAATAAATAGCGTCAATAGTTTTCACAAGGGGGGCTCTTCAAAAGAACCTTCAGATTCTTCTGAAGAATAAGTAGTAAATGCATCCACATCTAGGTTAAAGGAAGTTTGCTCCTGAGCTTGTGAAGGAGGCGTATCGGGAAGATCTACATGTTGAGGTTTAAAAGGCTCTTCTTTTGCATATGTTTTTAACATTTCCGATTCACTCTCATCTTGCGCTCCTTGTTCAGCATTATTGCAGGCACTAAAGAGAAAAGTTAATATTATAGTAGAAAAAAAAAGACCTTTAAGCATATTTTTAAGCCTCATTTAATAGTGTTTCTGAAAAAATTTTTCCGCCCAGCATACGAGAAAGTTCCCTTTGCCTATTTTCTTTATCAAGAAATGTAATATTTGTAACAGTACGATCTTCTTTTTCATATTTAGTAATTTGAAAATGATGGTGGGCAAGGTGAGCTACTTGAGGCAAGTGAGTAATACAAAGTACTTGATGCTTAGTGCCAATAAGGCTGAGTTTTTGTCCAACAATTGTAGCGGTCTCTCCGCCTACGTTAGCATCAATTTCATCAAAGATAAGCGTTGGAACTTTATCTACGTCGGCAAGCACGGTTTTTAATGCCAATAATACGCGTGAAAGCTCACCGCCACTTGCACTTTCCTTTAAAGAAAGGATACGCTCTCCTACATTGGGAGCAAACTTAAATTCTACTTTTTCATCACCAAAAAAGTTGCGTGCCTTACTGGTCATTTCAACATGAAAACAAGCTTTTGGCATATTCAAGCTTCGAATTTCATTCTGGACAAGTTCTTCAAAGAGCGGAATTTGTGCTCTTCGTTTTTCTGTAAGCGCTCTGGCTAATTTATCAGAGCTTATCTCTTGCTCTAGAAGCTTATTTTGCAAGCTTGCAATCATCTCTTCAAGGCTATCCATCTCTTCAATTTGAATTCTTATAGTCTCTCGATACTGAAAAATATCCGCAACAGATGGGCCATATTTTTTTTTGATTTGATTAATGAGCGTAAGCCTTGCATCCAGAAACGCTTCTTGCTTAGGATTAGACTCCAAAGACTCTTGATAACGATTTAGCGTGTAAGATAACTCGTTGAGCTCAATCAATACAGTCTCTAGTGTCTTCAAAGATTCTGTAAGAGATGTATCCATATTAACTAGATCTTCTAAGATCGTTTTTTGCTTAGCAAGAGTTGTAAGAGGGGATATGCGCGAATCAAAGGTTTCGAGAATTTCTCTTGCTTTCGATACACGCTCAGCATCTTTTAAAAGGCGTGTATATTCTTGGAAAAGCTCTTCATCTTCTCCTTCCTGTATATTTGCTTTTGTTATATCTTCTAATTCATTTTTCAAACGACTTAGTTTTTCATCTCTTGTAGTTCTTCCGCTTATTAAAATGTTAAGCTTTTCTCGAGTCTCATTTTCACATCTCCAGGTCTTTTGAAAGTCGCTTAAAAGAAGGGAGGTTTTACAAAAGGTATCTAGTGTTGATAAATGCGCATCTAAAGAAAAAAGCCTTTGATAGGCGTGTTGCGCCGCAATATCTACAAGGTAAGAGCCCACCTTTTCTACTAGAGAGACTTGAGCTAGTTGATGATTGATAAAGCTTCTATTCTTTCCATTGTCATTTAATTCTCTTTGGATGATTAAAAACTCAGAAGGGTTATGTTCAATACCTGTTTCTTTAAGAAATTGAAGAAGTTCATGATACCCGTCAATATCAAAGACTGCAGTAACAGATCCTTTTGTTTCATGCTTTCGAATGAGTGAACTATCACCTCGGCTACCCAGTGCAAGTTTAATTGCTTGCATGACTGCAGACTTGCCAGCGCCAGTTTCTCCAGTTAAGACATTGAAACCACTTTCAAAAGGTATCTCTAAATGATCAACAAGAGCGATATTTTTGATAGATAGGTGCTTAAGCATATCTTTTAACGATCATAGGTTGAATTAAGTAGGTTTTCTAATTTTCCAGGTTCTTTTTCAATGATGAAATGTATGTTTTCTAATCCTACAACACGAAAGATCATTTTGTCATCAACTAAGGCAATGGGTATTAGATCAATTGCTGGATGCTCAAACCTGTAAACGACAAGTTTATCTATAGGTAGAGGCAAGTTCTTTTCTTTTGTAATATTTTCCAGATTTTCAAGAGCTTCTCCTTGATTGAGAAGGCTAAGAAATTGCTTTTGCTCTTTGAAGTTCAGAAAATAAGGCTTATTTTTATAATAGACAGAAACAGATTTGACATCTTTAGCTGAGAAAAGCTCATGAGTGGAGTATGCTGGCCATAATACGATAAAATTTAAGAACAATCCAACCACTGTAATCGCTAGCATCATAAAAATAGTGTAGAGAAGTTGATTTTTATTCACTGCTATTCCTTGATTAGAAGGTGTTAAAGAATATCGACGATTTGTTGATAAGTTTTAAAATGCGTTTTAGAAACCGTTTTAAGACCTTCTTCTCCATAGAGAGAAACGATGTTTTTGCCCACTTCTACAATTTTTGAAGAGGCGCCCTTTGGAAGCTGAATATTTAATTCTAAAGAAAGCTTTTCCAAGCCCTCGATAAATGCGCTTCTTGCAAGAATAGATGCAGCTGCTACCACTAAATCTTCCTCCCCTCGATGTTTCTGAGAAAGATTTACCGAAAGATTTTTTTTCTTTAGTGCGTTTATAACGACGCTTTCATGAGCAAATTGATCTATCAATATATCACGGCACCCGCTTTTTTCAACAAGAGCCTCAATGATACTTGCATGAGCCCATCCAAGTAGTGTATTGAGATTTTTACATTGTGCATAAAGCTCATTATAGCGTTTTGGATTGATTGTGATAATATGATGAATGCATTTCGTGCGTATTTGCTTAGAAAGTTCCAAAATAGTTTTGTCCGTTAAGCTTTTAGAGTCTTTAACTCCTAAATGGGAAAGCTCTGTAATTAATGAATCACCTGCAAAAACACCTGCAATGCATAACGGTCCAAAAAAATCACCTTTGCCAGACTCATCAACTCCAATATGTGGAGTTTTATCAACAAGCAGCTCTGGATGGGTAAATGCAAAATTTTTAAGAATTTCTGGTTCTAGATAAAATTCAATAAATGAACTCATCTCGTTTCCTTGAACTGTGAGCTTTCCAGACAAGTAAAAGGTGCAAGAAACACCCTGTTTTTTTGCTGAAAAAAATGTGTAATTAGGCTTTGTCAGGGCGAATCCTTGCCCTTCGAGATCTTCTTGCAGCTTAGTGGCAAGGGACGTGTCGAGTTCGGTTACAAAACAAGAGGGGTATTTTGTTGGCTCTACCTGCTTTTTC from Chlamydiales bacterium includes these protein-coding regions:
- a CDS encoding DUF6268 family outer membrane beta-barrel protein; translation: MIKLKYILTIALSLISNLLCANETTIIDIPQYNLEAYKSSGYRCCIPKPYGFLIDVNSIYKSPIRDFSNRGVQYAEGQVDGIYGFKLDPNTGMCVYMGGGIVNPRVNQNHQFHVSSFSQVNAGVSTFTTSFKRWFIQVGFNAQFDANKNVDNRFAKASRYSGIVWGRYCLMPNLGLHIGAIVFTGINQTTAYPILGLDYMPNCRWKFNLIFPVYPSIAYYFNPAWSISVAGRPFITRDRLSNKEFAHNGIFEYRNIGTEFSLNYSKNLLAWSLHVGYAYGGSFQVRDSQSNLIESLKFNGAPYVGLNLLWRF
- the rnhC gene encoding ribonuclease HIII, which codes for MKKQVEPTKYPSCFVTELDTSLATKLQEDLEGQGFALTKPNYTFFSAKKQGVSCTFYLSGKLTVQGNEMSSFIEFYLEPEILKNFAFTHPELLVDKTPHIGVDESGKGDFFGPLCIAGVFAGDSLITELSHLGVKDSKSLTDKTILELSKQIRTKCIHHIITINPKRYNELYAQCKNLNTLLGWAHASIIEALVEKSGCRDILIDQFAHESVVINALKKKNLSVNLSQKHRGEEDLVVAAASILARSAFIEGLEKLSLELNIQLPKGASSKIVEVGKNIVSLYGEEGLKTVSKTHFKTYQQIVDIL
- the recN gene encoding DNA repair protein RecN gives rise to the protein MLKHLSIKNIALVDHLEIPFESGFNVLTGETGAGKSAVMQAIKLALGSRGDSSLIRKHETKGSVTAVFDIDGYHELLQFLKETGIEHNPSEFLIIQRELNDNGKNRSFINHQLAQVSLVEKVGSYLVDIAAQHAYQRLFSLDAHLSTLDTFCKTSLLLSDFQKTWRCENETREKLNILISGRTTRDEKLSRLKNELEDITKANIQEGEDEELFQEYTRLLKDAERVSKAREILETFDSRISPLTTLAKQKTILEDLVNMDTSLTESLKTLETVLIELNELSYTLNRYQESLESNPKQEAFLDARLTLINQIKKKYGPSVADIFQYRETIRIQIEEMDSLEEMIASLQNKLLEQEISSDKLARALTEKRRAQIPLFEELVQNEIRSLNMPKACFHVEMTSKARNFFGDEKVEFKFAPNVGERILSLKESASGGELSRVLLALKTVLADVDKVPTLIFDEIDANVGGETATIVGQKLSLIGTKHQVLCITHLPQVAHLAHHHFQITKYEKEDRTVTNITFLDKENRQRELSRMLGGKIFSETLLNEA